In Musa acuminata AAA Group cultivar baxijiao chromosome BXJ2-10, Cavendish_Baxijiao_AAA, whole genome shotgun sequence, a genomic segment contains:
- the LOC135625142 gene encoding leucine-rich repeat receptor-like serine/threonine-protein kinase RGI4 produces MPAGGVSAWRVCCCFLFFQLLLSPVLLSWDALAIDPQGEALLSWKQSLNRNNHHSNGSSRNIGVLSDWNPNDPNPCRWYGITCDASGRVVELNLQYVDLLGGVPTNLSALAISLSMLVLSGTNLTGPIPPQLGDLPLLTHLDLSDNGLAGAIPDGLCRPGSRLERLYLNSNRLEGPIPDSIGNLSALRWLIIFDNQLEGEIPPSIGQLATLEVFRAGGNKNLRGALPSEIGNCSSLAMLGLAETSISGPLPPTLGHLRNLQTLAIYTALLSGPIPPELGQCKELQNVYLYENSLSGSIPPQLGQLERLQSLLLWQNNLVGVIPQELGGCSELQVVDLSMNSLTGRIPATLGNLTSLRELQLSVNQVSGPIPLEVAGCLNLSDLELDNNKISGGIPAELGRLRNLRMLYLWANQLTGEIPPEMGECTNLEAIDLSQNNLTGSIPKGIFRLESLSKLLLLDNDLSGEIPSEIGNCSSLVRFRANGNRITGGIPPEIGGLKNLSFLDLSSNRLTTAIPEAMAGCRNLSFVDLHDNDIGGVLPDGLFEGLLSLQYIDLSGNLIGGILPSDIGLPTSLTKLILAGNRISGPIPPGIGSCSRLQLMDLSNNALSGQIPGSIGKIPALEIAVNLSCNDLSGQIPAEFAALVRLGVLDISHNRLSGDLQPLANLQNLVALNVSFNNFSGRVPDSPFFSKLPTGDLDGNPALCVARCSGVYDYGDPIKELRGSRVVTAVILSVAVVLFATAAVILLSRRMARRGDGREDEEKDGDMLPPWEVTMYQKMEIGVGDVGRSLTAANVIGRGWSGVVYRARIPSTGAVIAVKKFRTGDDAAATAFACEIGALARVRHRNIVRLLGWAANRRTRLLFYDYLPNGTLGGLLHGGGMAAAAVEWDVRLGIAVGIAEGLAYLHDDCVPAIIHGDVKTENVLLGERYEACLADFGLARVTGDRRSGGADSVPASLAGSYGYIAPEYGCMTRITTKSDVYSFGVVLLEMITGRRPADPAFGEGQSVVQWVQEHLRWKRDPAEVVDPRLQGHTDPLLQEMLQALGIALLCASSRPDDRPTMKAVAALLRGIHGHDDSNNSAEARKHGSFGGGEEVRKRAEPPAPASPPPVRSSVAFTSSASSDSCL; encoded by the exons ATGCCTGCCGGAGGAGTAAGCGCATGGAGGGTCTGttgctgcttcctcttcttccagcTATTGTTGTCCCCGGTTCTTCTATCCTGGGACGCTCTCGCCATCGATCCTCAAGGCGAGGCCCTACTCTCTTGGAAGCAGAGCTTGAATCGTAACAACCACCACAGCAATGGCTCGTCCAGAAACATCGGTGTTCTCTCCGACTGGAATCCCAACGATCCAAATCCGTGCCGGTGGTATGGCATCACCTGCGACGCCAGCGGGCGGGTGGTCGAGCTGAATTTGCAGTACGTGGACTTGCTGGGCGGCGTGCCCACCAATCTGAGTGCGCTGGCGATCTCCCTCTCCATGCTCGTCCTCTCGGGGACCAACCTGACCGGCCCCATCCCGCCCCAGCTGGGAGACCTCCCCCTGCTAACCCACCTGGATCTCAGCGATAATGGACTCGCGGGCGCCATTCCCGACGGCCTATGCCGGCCGGGGAGCCGCCTCGAGCGCCTTTATCTCAACTCGAACCGCCTTGAAGGGCCGATCCCGGATTCCATCGGCAACCTTTCGGCGCTCCGCTGGCTTATTATCTTTGACAACCAGCTCGAGGGGGAGATCCCACCGAGCATAGGGCAACTCGCGACCCTCGAGGTGTTCCGGGCTGGTGGGAACAAGAACCTGCGAGGTGCATTGCCATCAGAGATTGGCAACTGCTCCAGCCTGGCCATGCTCGGCCTCGCCGAGACCAGCATCTCAGGCCCGTTGCCGCCAACCCTGGGCCACCTAAGGAATCTCCAGACGCTGGCCATCTACACCGCGCTGCTCTCGGGACCAATCCCGCCGGAGCTGGGCCAATGCAAGGAACTCCAGAACGTTTATCTCTATGAGAATTCCCTCTCAGGTTCCATACCGCCGCAGTTGGGCCAACTCGAGAGGCTCCAGAGCCTGTTGCTCTGGCAGAACAACTTAGTCGGCGTGATCCCGCAGGAGCTCGGCGGATGCAGCGAGCTCCAGGTGGTAGACCTCTCGATGAACAGCTTGACGGGGAGGATCCCCGCCACCCTCGGCAACCTCACTTCTCTCCGGGAGCTCCAGCTAAGCGTGAACCAGGTCTCCGGCCCGATCCCGCTGGAGGTTGCCGGCTGCCTGAACCTGTCCGACCTCGAGCTCGACAACAACAAGATCTCCGGTGGGATACCCGCGGAGCTTGGCCGGCTACGCAATCTCCGGATGCTCTACCTCTGGGCAAACCAGCTCACGGGGGAAATCCCACCGGAGATGGGCGAGTGCACGAATCTCGAGGCGATCGATCTGTCGCAGAACAACCTCACCGGCTCCATCCCAAAGGGAATCTTCCGGCTTGAGAGCCTGAGTAAGCTGTTACTCCTGGACAACGATTTGTCCGGCGAGATACCCTCGGAGATCGGCAACTGCTCATCGCTGGTCCGGTTCCGGGCCAATGGGAACCGCATCACCGGAGGGATACCACCGGAGATCGGGGGGCTGAAGAACCTCAGCTTCCTGGATCTGAGCTCGAACCGGCTAACAACAGCCATCCCGGAGGCGATGGCCGGGTGCCGCAATCTATCCTTCGTGGATCTACACGACAACGACATCGGCGGTGTCCTACCGGATGGGCTCTTCGAGGGACTCCTCTCGTTGCAGTACATTGACCTTTCCGGTAATTTAATTGGCGGGATACTTCCGTCGGATATTGGGCTGCCGACCTCTCTAACGAAGCTTATTCTCGCGGGAAACCGAATCTCAGGCCCGATCCCGCCGGGGATCGGCTCGTGCTCGCGGCTCCAGCTAATGGATCTGAGCAATAACGCGCTCTCGGGCCAGATTCCGGGGAGCATCGGTAAGATACCGGCGCTGGAGATCGCCGTAAACTTGAGCTGCAACGACCTTTCTGGCCAGATTCCGGCGGAGTTCGCGGCGCTCGTCAGGCTCGGTGTGCTCGACATCTCGCACAACCGGCTCTCAGGCGATCTCCAGCCCCTGGCGAACCTTCAAAACCTCGTCGCCCTCAATGTCTCCTTCAACAACTTCTCCGGCCGCGTTCCGGACAGTCCTTTCTTCTCCAAGCTCCCAACCGGTGATTTGGATGGCAACCCCGCCCTCTGCGTCGCCCGCTGCTCCGGTGTCTACGACTACGGCGACCCTATCAAGGAGCTGAGGGGCAGCCGTGTGGTCACGGCGGTGATACTCTCCGTCGCGGTCGTCCTTTTCGCCACGGCTGCCGTCATTCTTCTTAGCCGAAGAATGGCGCGCCGCGGCGACGGCCGCGAGGACGAGGAGAAGGATGGCGACATGTTGCCGCCGTGGGAGGTGACCATGTACCAGAAGATGGAGATCGGCGTCGGCGACGTGGGCCGGAGCCTGACGGCGGCGAACGTCATCGGCCGGGGATGGTCCGGTGTGGTGTACCGTGCGAGGATCCCGTCCACGGGGGCGGTGATCGCCGTGAAGAAGTTCCGCACCGGCGACGACGCTGCGGCCACGGCATTTGCGTGTGAAATCGGGGCTCTGGCGAGGGTGAGACACCGGAACATCGTACGGCTGCTGGGCTGGGCGGCCAATCGTCGGACTAGGCTGCTTTTCTATGACTACCTCCCCAACGGCACGCTGGGAGGGCTGCTACACGGCGGAggtatggcggcggcggcggtggagtggGATGTGCGGCTGGGGATCGCCGTCGGCATAGCGGAAGGGCTGGCCTACCTCCACGACGACTGTGTGCCGGCTATCATCCATGGCGATGTGAAGACAGAGAACGTCCTCCTAGGGGAGCGGTACGAAGCGTGCCTTGCAGATTTCGGCCTCGCCCGAGTGACGGGAGACAGGAGATCGGGAGGGGCCGATTCCGTCCCGGCCTCCCTCGCTGGTTCGTACGGTTACATTGCCCCCG AGTATGGGTGCATGACGAGGATCACGACGAAGAgcgacgtgtacagcttcggggTGGTGTTGCTGGAGATGATAACGGGGAGGCGGCCGGCAGACCCGGCGTTCGGGGAGGGGCAGAGCGTGGTACAGTGGGTGCAGGAGCACCTAAGGTGGAAGCGGGACCCTGCGGAAGTTGTGGACCCCCGGCTTCAGGGGCACACCGACCCGTTGCTCCAGGAGATGCTCCAGGCCCTGGGCATCGCCCTCCTCTGCGCCAGCTCCCGCCCCGATGACCGCCCCACCATGAAAGCCGTCGCCGCACTCCTCCGCGGCATCCATGGCCACGACGACTCCAACAACTCCGCTGAGGCCCGAAAGCATGGATCCTTCGGGGGAGGCGAAGAGGTCAGAAAGCGGGCTGAACCGCCGGCGCCTGCCTCTCCGCCCCCCGTCCGCAGCTCGGTCGCATTCACCTCGTCGGCCAGCAGCGACAGTTGCTTGTAG
- the LOC135625655 gene encoding probable methyltransferase At1g29790 yields MERVCIPRCNFTRIMALLQIILGIFVILISIASLHRFYSVGYLLHSTDGESCQKFHTINDGYSDFDLKALNDRMEEVLIRLSELQDKLESTIQKLDNESKGRSAAKTISRTEFRMFLEEEVIQPLYSAHVALRLIRIPQPDAVRAPGSPMEDPLINFFTVEETRKYITGKGNRNGKASVFGTNKTYNTIGHACVLMRRELEEYMNYDIGSYCRDDWNLAQKLMLGGCDPLPRRRCLARASRLYQRPLPINESLWTMPDDRNVRWSNYNCRDFKCLSSRNPRRGFSKCTGCFELHKEKLKWVTNTSLADFLIGDVLAVKPGEIRIGLDISIGTGSFAARMRERNVTIVSASLNVGAPFSEMIALRGLIPLYATLNQRLPFFDNTLDLIHTNVFLDGWIDLQLLDFVLFDWDRVLRPGGLLWVDKFFCNRKDLDDYMYMFLQFRYKKHKWVVSFKSKDDVYLSALLEKPPRSL; encoded by the coding sequence ATGGAGAGGGTATGCATTCCCAGGTGCAACTTCACCAGAATTATGGCCCTTCTACAGATCATCCTAGGCATCTTCGTCATCCTAATCAGCATTGCCAGCCTCCACCGCTTTTACTCCGTGGGCTACTTACTCCACAGCACTGATGGAGAGTCCTGTCAGAAATTCCACACCATCAACGATGGCTACTCTGACTTCGACCTCAAGGCCCTTAATGATCGGATGGAGGAGGTCCTTATCCGGCTCTCAGAGCTTCAGGACAAACTTGAATCCACCATTCAAAAGCTGGACAATGAGAGCAAAGGCCGATCTGCAGCTAAAACCATCTCTCGGACTGAGTTCAGGATGTTCCTGGAAGAGGAGGTGATCCAGCCGCTTTACAGTGCCCATGTCGCGCTCAGGCTTATTCGCATTCCCCAGCCGGATGCTGTTCGAGCTCCTGGGTCCCCGATGGAGGACCCTCTGATAAATTTCTTCACGGTGGAGGAGACACGCAAGTACATCACGGGAAAGGGCAATCGGAACGGGAAAGCGAGCGTATTTGGCACGAATAAGACCTACAACACGATCGGCCATGCTTGCGTCCTGATGAGACGGGAGCTAGAGGAGTACATGAATTATGACATCGGCTCTTATTGCAGGGACGACTGGAATCTAGCGCAGAAGCTGATGTTGGGTGGCTGCGACCCCCTCCCCCGGAGACGGTGCTTGGCTCGAGCATCGAGACTCTATCAGAGGCCGCTTCCGATTAACGAATCCCTGTGGACAATGCCAGATGACCGCAACGTGAGGTGGAGTAACTACAACTGCCGGGACTTCAAGTGTTTATCGAGCAGGAATCCGAGAAGGGGCTTCTCCAAGTGCACTGGATGCTTCGAGCTCCACAAGGAGAAGCTGAAGTGGGTCACCAACACCTCGCTCGCAGACTTCCTCATTGGTGATGTCCTTGCGGTGAAGCCAGGGGAGATCAGGATCGGACTCGACATCAGTATCGGAACAGGGAGTTTTGCAGCGAGGATGCGGGAGCGGAACGTAACCATCGTGTCCGCTTCCTTGAATGTGGGCGCGCCATTCAGTGAGATGATTGCACTTAGGGGTTTAATCCCCCTGTACGCAACACTTAATCAGCGGCTGCCTTTCTTCGACAACACGCTGGATTTGATACATACCAACGTCTTTCTTGATGGGTGGATCGACCTCCAGTTGTTGGACTTCGTGTTGTTCGACTGGGACCGGGTGCTGAGACCGGGAGGCCTGTTGTGGGTGGACAAGTTCTTCTGCAACAGGAAGGATCTGGATGACTACATGTACATGTTCCTGCAGTTCAGGTACAAGAAACACAAGTGGGTGGTTTCCTTCAAGTCCAAGGACGACGTGTATCTCTCTGCCTTGTTAGAAAAGCCACCCAGGTCATTGTGA